The Aphidius gifuensis isolate YNYX2018 linkage group LG2, ASM1490517v1, whole genome shotgun sequence DNA window TGTTATTTtaacgtaaattttttttattttttctatacataaataataataataaatagataaataataattgaattttaagtcGACCAACTGCGTgagagaaaatgaaaatttgattCAAGAGGCTTCttcgtattattttttttttctttttttactctcTCACTTACtcactctcttttttttttttatctatttttttttctttccttatttttttgctctttttttctctttttattcaacttcaacttttttttctttcgccACGCACCACAGTTATGTGTTTATAcacacaataatatattactttttaaataaatactgtaaattacattttataaaaatttttatttaaatatttcatttatccattgctatttattattttatttgtttattgtaaattctTAACGTTGTCAGAGATCAAAGTTTTGCAAAGTCTACCAGCACGCCGAACAAATGTACAAAACTGAAAGCAAATTGTGTTGAGAATTGTTGAGAATTGAGTAGGGAGAGCCATAGACATttgtatacaatatacatacatacacataAATGTTATATTACACTGATATCTCTATATACTCTCACCCCCCCGCACCTCTGCGATAGTCCATACATGTGCTTATGTTTGTATGTATTATTGACCATGGAATACTTAAATCCCGTGAGATTCTCCATCAATTTTTACTCATATATGTAATACTACATATAtgtttttactccaaaaaattaattctaataagtatataattacttattgaaattaaaataatatattttttattattttactttgacaGCTCTTTTTTCTCTTGTGCTAAAATGAATcgataaaaaatgaatggtGGTAAGGTAGAAAATGATAACAACAGTTATATACATGTaaatatgtaatatatatatacttgacaATTTgacatatacttttttaaatgtaaaaagcaGTAAAGGAAAATATgggaaattaattattataaataagtaaaaaataattattaaaaagagtataataatattttaaaaaatagtttttgttaataatagagaaatatataaatttttaatgaaattttgtttgcatttaaaaaaacttgtctcgagttttcttttttttcagattttataattcatacaTATGAAAATAGATTTTTCCACCCtcttattcaattaaatatccaGACACCCTTTGCCATTTCgtaattcaattataatagGTCAAATCCAATCAAGCAACagcttgtttaatttttaattaaaaaaaaaaaacaagagtattcctaaaaataaaaaaagaagaaaatggATTGTCGGAAAGAATTATGTTGATACAATTGATGTAATAGCACAATATAAAAAGTCCCTGAAAGAACAACGATCAGTGGAAATAACTAAACCGCCATTTTATCGCGCGGAAAGCAGCGGAAAGTTTGaacgacatttttttttgaacttagATTATCGAATAGTGTTTAAATGTCAGTTTATTTGCATCAATTGATGAATGATATAAAATCGTTAACATATGATCGAATcgaattcaaattttaattaacaaataaaatcataagaATGATATCATTAAACATAAATTGAGTACTACAATAGAGAAGtgagtataaaattatttcacataaatttgatacactgataaattctataaaaccattactttttttgaaaatgcTATTGtgattgaattataattttttttcttagacgataataatgaatcaaaCCGAACGACGAATTCGGAACGAGTTCCTGAATCTGATTCATTTGGCAGccgtattaattattaattcagtTGGGATCCATTCGGAAACTCTCTTAGATCTTCAAGATGGTGGACATCAGTGCCTATCTAAATTGATGCAGGGCTGAATCACCACCATCTTGAAGACCCGAAAAAATGAAAGTTTCTGAACGGACCCCCGGCTTATTCACTCCGCATTATTTGTGCAAGTTATGTTTGCCATTAAGCAAATAAGTTTAACTTTCATATTTAGTGCACGCAAACATTTTTGAATTCTCACGTGTACAAAACACCTATAGATAACACCatattttaatgttgtaaACTGGTTGAGGATTAAGGCATTACCAGTGCTGGTAGAAAACAATGAACTATTGCTGAAATTTTTGTAGTAAATTCTTGAAATAACAATACgcaatcttgaattttttgttaattttgttgtaactacttattttttaattaattgttaaagtCGACTACTTTTTTAGAGGCTAAACATAGGGTCTTACGGAGAGCCAAGTTTAGTTTTCTAATTACCTGGTTAGCCATTTTGAGAAAAACAATTACAGATTTACCAAAAACTAgagatttataaaagaaaaaaaaaggaaatttttgatataaaaatcaatagggCTTTgtgacctttttattttacaataaataaaaataaatttttgtctttgtctaaatacttgagtggaagtgagaaacaagattttctccttcttttttatttctttcgcactcatagaaatattatgtttctaaaCGCCATCCGAAAGAGGTCTCTAGATATGCGCGGGTAACACCTTAAGTAATGTTGAGAGCACATATTAATATCTAAGTTGTTGTATTATCACCATttttgccaatttttttttcgctaattatgcgttttttttttaaattgtttttctaagTGAATaactattttcataataaacatACATAAAATGAGTactaacttttttcttttttctttatcttttgCGACAGCATCATTGTtaaccctggtggaaatatttctccgacttttctccaTCATTCTCCATTATTTATCCATATtacccatggttggagaaatggtgAAAAAAGTCAGAgaatagctaaaaaaaaatgatgtattaatctacattaattccttagccattttccaaaattaatttaatctattAAAGTAAAGTACAAGCTTAAAGAATGcagtctataaaaaaaaaaaaatcagaataaaataaatttttaaatttgaaaaaaatgcgCCAATAGATAAAATGTAGGCATGTAAGTAACTCAAAAAGTCGGTAATGTAGAAAGTATATTGGCGTTATACCATATTATTTTCTGTCTCTCTTCAAGACAAAAATTGGTCTTCTGCGCTGATATACTGACatttagtaaataataaaaataagccgCCTCATAAATGTAGTCTGGGGCCGTGCAGTGTATCCACACTCAAATAAGTGACTCGCGGTACCGCGGTATCACaaaagaaaagcaaaaaaaaaaaggtgttgACGATCAAGTGAGTTGGCAAAAACctcttgaattatatttttattcaaataacaCGAATGTTATTTGGGAAATTGATTGGTAAAAGAGTTATTCGTCTTGCTGTGTCACGTATTGATTTAATTCAACGTTATTGTTATACAAATTCAAAAGTGCTTGATAATAATACTACAATGGCTACTGAAAAAACTCCGTTCAGCCGGCTTCCAACAAATATTCGTCCATTTCACTATGAAATTACATTAAGACCTGATCTTAAAACCTTGACATTTGAGGGTACACAAAATGTCGAAATTGAggtaatataattaatcattattattaattaatatataaattaaatttgctattaattttttaacctTTATTACTGGCATTATTGTATCCATATGTCAAACATAACctcaaagttttttatttttgtaaaactgttaataataatattatattttttgtaggTCATTGAATCAACTGATACTGTTGTATTAAATTCATTGGATCTTGATATTAAAACAGTttgttttcaaaataaaaatggtaaaaaattgGAAGTTCAAAAAATTGATCATTCTATTGAAAATGAGACAGCAACTTTAAAATTTGGTGAAAAATTACCAACTGGAAAAGATGGAAgacttttttttgattttgttggTGAAATTAATAACAAGATGAAAGGTTTTTATCGAAGCAAATATACTGGGTAagacatataaatttattttaaataacaatgatcCAAGTTTCAATCATAATTATATCATCGAcaaatagaataattttttaaataattattcttgtTATATTTCTCATTGAAATATCTTAACTATGactcatatatttttcaatataatttttatcttttatttgggcaacaaaaaacaatgacaATATCATTCAAAGCATAGAgcttaatgataataaaaagaaatatccaAAAGATAAACAAGATTAGtcgaagtaaaaaaaaaaaaaacaaaaaaaaaaaaacgatagaacaaagtaaaaaaaacctTATCAAGCTCAGTAATCTGGAAAAATTCCTgtgtaaacttttttttttttttttttcttttaatttttatcttttttttatttttcaaaaaaacaattccagtaaatatatattttatcggaTTACGTTTGTTTgtcttgaaaaagaaaattccaaaaagaataatagaatgaaaaaaaaaaaaaaatgcctaaAAAGATAAGaaagagtttaaaaaaaaaatataaaaacttataagtacttaaaatatatttaatgattgtcgcttatgaaaatacaaattactAGTTTCTGTATCAATTTTATGTTCAACATTAGCAAGTTCTTATGTTCTCATGTTGAGACAAGCCAAGATTTAATAGAGCATTTAGTATAATTCtagtaattgataaaataaataatcactgGTCTGAGTAATATGGTAAgatattaatgaaatatataatttatgtatGCTTGATATTGATTGCAGAGAGGATGGTTCAGTCAAATATGCTGCTGTAACCCAATTCGAAGCAACTGATGCAAGACGTTGCTTTCCCTGCTGGGATGAGCCGTCAATCAAGGCCACATTTGGTATTACACTTAATGTACCAGCTGGTATCACCGCACTTTCAAACATGGTGAGCAAtagctcttttttttattcattattttactttaataaatgttctcattcatttttatacattttattttattttgattgatcAGTTGAAGgtattcaaaaaaacaaaaacaactttGAGCATGAAATTAATgctatttttgttgattgaaATTTACGACTGactatttaattgtaaattgttagttttttatttttaacaataattaattctttatgTTGTTATAGCCAGTTGAaacagtagaaaaaaaatcatcaacggaaacaattaaatttgaaaaatcaaaaataatgtCAACATATTtagttgctgttgttgttggtgaatTTGATTATCTTGAAGATAAAACAATTGATGGTACTGTTGTTCGTGTGTatacaccaaaaaaaaaacaagaacaaGGCCGTTTTGCATTGGAAGTTGCAACAAAAGTATTACCATATTATAACAAGTATTTTGGAATTTCTTATCCATTACCAAAAATGGATCTGATTGCAATTGCTGATTTTTCAGctggtatttattatttttattatattaaatatgttcaaaatattaaaatttttttttaaaatttatttatttgtatacttTAGGTGCTATGGAAAATTGGGGCTTAGTTACTTACCGAGAAACTTGTCTTCTTGTCGACCCTGAAAATACTTCAGCAGTATCGAAACAATGGATTGCACTTGTTGTTGCTCATGAACTGGCTCATCAATGGTTTGTTACTTTCTTGAAAAatcttttataaatgaaaattatgaaaaaaaaaatatttgcatcactaatttgatattttattttcgttacAGGTTTGGAAATTtgggtaaatatttttaaaaaattttcactaatattttattttttattttttgattaaaaatttgtagaacaactagaaaaaaaatagcgaTTTATAacttattaaaatagaaaaaaaaaaaaaaaattatcttaataaattaattaatttacagttACAATGGAATGGTGGACACATCTATGGTTAAACGAAGGCTATGcatcatttgttgaatttCTTTGTATTGCACATTTATTCCCTGAATGGGACATATGGACACAATTCGTAACAGATACATATATTAAAGCACTGGAACTTGatggtttaaaaaatagtcatcCAATCGAAGTACCAGTTGGCCATCCATctgaaattgatgaaatattcgacgatatatcatataataaaggTGCATCAGTAATACGTATGTTACATTCATatattggtgatgatgattttcGTAAAGGTATGAGCTTATATCTTAAACGTCATAGTTATGCTAATGCTGAAACTGAAGATTTATGGGCAGCACTTGAAGAAGCAAGTAATAAACCAATACGTGCCGTTATGTCAACATGGACAAAGAAAATGGGTTTCCCAGTATTACGCAttgaacaaaaacaaaaaggtAATGATCGTATCTTATCATTATCACAAGAAAGATTTTTGTCTGATGGTAGTGTcgataaagataataatttatggaTGATACCAATAAGTGTATCAACATCAAAGTCACCAAAAGATATATCTTTATCAATTGTTATGAGTGAAAAAACacaagaaataattataaataatgttgatgTTAATGATTGGATTAAAGTTAATCCAGGTACAATTGGTTTTTACCGTACAAGTTATAGCCCAGAagcattatcattaataatgcCAGCAATAAAAGATAAATCGTTGCCACCATTGGATAGACTAGGTTTACTTGATGATTTGTCAGCAATGGTACAAGCTGGACATGTATCAACAGTTGAAGTATTACGTTTAATGCAAGCATTTCAATATGAAGATAATTATACTGTTTGGTCAAGTATTGTTAGTAGTTTGGGTAAAATAAGTATATTAATTGGACACTTGgacattgatgataatttcaaATCATTTGGTAGAAGTTTATTAAAAGATATAGCAACAAAACTTGGTTGGGAAGCAAAACCAAATGAAAGTCATTTAGATAAATTACTAAGATCATTAGTATTAGGAAAAATGGCTGCATTAAAAGACAAAGATACAATTGAAGAATCTAAAAAACGTTTTAAACAACATGTTAAtggtgaaaatatattatcagcTGATTTAAGATCAGCTGTTTATCGTGCTGTACTTGCTGATGGTgatgaaaaaacatttaatattatgcTTGATCTTTATCGTAAATCAGATTTACATGAAGAAAAAGATAGAATATTACGTTCACTTGGTTCAGTCAAAAATGaagatttattaaacaaagttATGGAATTTTCAATGAGTGATGAAGTACGTGCACAAGATACTGTATTTGCAATAATGTCTGTTGCTGTTAATAGTAAAGGACGTTTACCAGCATGggaatttttcaaaacaaattggaaaatattattgaatcgTTATGATGGtggatttttattatcacgatTGGTTAAATCTACAACTGAAAATTTTGTAACTGAAGATAAAGCTAGTGAAGTCGaacaatttttcaaagaaCATCCAATACCTGGTACTGAAAGAACAATTCAACAAGCTGTAGAAAGTATAAGAATGCACGCTGCTTGGCTTGCTAGAGATCAAGCTGCTATTGAAAACTTCCTCAAAACGAgtggatattaaaaaatgttttttaatgttaaaattgcaaaagtaaaaaaaacaacaaaaaaaatatataacaaacgATTAAACTTTTGTGTTCTTTGGTGCTCTCCTTGGAATGTAatctgattaattttttttttttttttttttttattatgaaacgTTTATTTGAGTGTTTAGCAATTTCCAGAGATTTtcgtaaaataaaagaataataattaataataacaaaccaATAATGTTCATTCACCGACTTTGTATActttatgatttttcaaatatacgtacttaatattatatcaatgtTTTATGGTATTTTTACTcgttatatgtatttttaaatttttttaaatgaaactaCTACCAGAAAAATTTCTCCGTCATTAATTTTATGCCATTAGAAGCTTTCTGGCAATTtgtcaaaaaagaaaaatgccggaaaaagtatttttatcagggaaataaataaaataaagaaatgatTATTACAAagatatcaatttaatattgatgaaaattaataataacaaacgcAACATCAACAGTAAGCATTCTAAGCTATTGAATACCATGAAATCAATATTTAGTACcgaagaaaaaacattttagtTGATCTGAAAACCTAAGAATTGATTATTTCATGTTTGTGGGGGTTTGAAGGTATTTTTCAGTATTTTTGGGAATATTTGAATTAGCACATTATTCCaagaattaacaaataattaggtaaaattaattgaagcaATTTCAGAATTTATTAACTttcgattaattaattatttattaaataatgtaatGGCGTTAAGTTAGCggaaacaaaaatacaaaaattttattaaaatcgaCTGCAAATGTTAGCTCATTGTAACTATCTagttttcataatttatcaacttgtttaatataaattatataataaatactaaattgttactgtttttttatttgttttttgtttttaatctaaacaaattattatgaaaaaaatattgtctttCAATGTCCTTCTTTTTCAAGTTCAACAACACAATTAAGATCTAAACGATTCTTCCTAATcttaataatgttgatgacATTGTATTTTTAGCTAAACATGGTGTTGatatgtttttattgattttaatgcatttaaccatgattttttatcaactcgATTCAACGCCATAATATCAAGACGTGGTGGTGATGACCAACATGGACGTGAGCCTTCTTCAACTCTAAATATAAGTTCTAAATCTGATTTTGTTGTACCAGGTATATCTGTTTGATCAATTGTATCACGTATAGAAAACCCAGATTTAccagttaaattaattttatttatcggtgacatattttttaatagttctTTTTCATAAACACATAAGTAACCATCTTCAAGacgtaaatattttgtatccCATAATGTTTTACTATTATCAGTAACTTTAACCCAACTttccattgtaattttattatttttattatcttttttattatcaacaacatcatcaacatcattatcattatcatgaaATGTTGTATAATCTGATTCATCAATCGTTAATGTTTGTACAGAAACACTTAATGTTGATATGCTTTCATCTGAATTACTCAAACTTTGTATAAGATATTCAATAAAACCATCAGATAAGCCACAATTTGCTTCAGCTTTTGATGAGCATTTACAATGTGTTATTAATTGACAATGTAAACAGATTGATACTTGTTTACCAACTTGTATTGTTTCATTACATACTGTACATTTGccactttttaataataatgttttaacattaaattcatgtattttatGACTTGATCTTTTTATTGATGCTAAATTATGATGTATCAATGTATCATGtgaattttcttcatttttattattattagattttttaggactatttattaatgttgtttttttagttGGTGATGTTGGTATTGTTGATGCAATTGTTGCttttaaatctaataattGTTCAATTAAAGTTTTGACTTTAGCTCTTTCACGTGATAATTGATTTTCTAATTCACAATAACCAACAGGCATACTACAACCATTTAATTGCGTTAAAGATGGTAATTgttctttttgttttgatttaaatattttatcacaaaagtttatttttttgtttgattgttcttctaattttaattgtaaataattaattaattttgtttgttgttgtcTTGTAccttcatttttaaattcatgctCAGAATAAAATCGTCTCATTTCTTCAAATACTGATTCTAATTCAGTAATACGTGAACGTAATTCTCGTTCTTGTTCAGTTGatgattgtaaattatttgttaatgctTCATTGTAATCTTTTAATTGATGTAAACGTGTTAAATATACTGAACTTTCTTCTTTAACTTGTTTTGCATCAGTTTTAGCATGTTCAAGTGCACTTTCAAGATCTAATAAATCACATTTCATTTCATCTACTTTCATTGTTGtgcttgataatttatttgataaatcttgtactttttctttatattcattattttgttgacGTAAATGATCTGTTTCATTTTCAGTATCAATTTTATCTGATTCtagtttttcaatttcacgCTCAGCAATAAGACGTtgtgttttttcttcattttgtCTAATTTTAGattcacgtaattttttttcaacatcatcaatgtCTTTTTGTAGTCTCATTTTTTCTTGTACAAGTGTATTTTCACGTGTCTCATGATCAGATGTTAATCTTTCATAATCAGTCAATTGTTCTTCTAATACAACACATGTTTCTTTTAATacttcattatttaattcaacttcttttaattttctttctaaatcatcaattttacattccaatgaattttttaatttattcaattttgttaTGTCATctataaaacatttattttcattttttaatgataatacacGTTCTTGATTTGTTTGCATTTCTTTTCTTGCAGCATCAAGTTCTCTTCTTAAATTTGAACTTGATGTTtgtaattgttgaatttgttcATTTGCTTGTGTTAATGCACGTTGTGCTGAATCAGCTTGTAAACgatttgttgatgattgttTTGTAACATCAGCTAAAGATGTTTTAGCTTTATTTAgttcatttgatatttttttagatttatcatcaatttcttcttgttttttatttaatttttcaattaattcatttttttctttttctaattgCTCAATCTTAtcctttgataatttttcattacgtTCAGCAattcttttatcaatatttgcattttgtaattcaatatctttttgtatcCTTATGTCTTTTTCAGTATTGAATTTATCACGTGATAATTCTAAACGTTTTTCTAAACGTTCAATTCGTTgatcatacatttttttttcatcatctgttAGTTGTTGTTGTGTTGTGGTTGTtgctgatgattttttatcagtattaCTTTTCAATCTTGCATTTTCAGCTTCTAATTTAGTAACACtttgttgtaaattattgAGTAACTTTTCAAGTTCTTCAACTTTACGTAACTGaaatttaacttgtaattTAACTTTATCTATCTTcactttgttttaaatttattattgtattatttaaactaatttttgttttatttaatttaattttcatatctTTATTTTCTCTACGTAATTCTTCAATatcattttctaaatttttaacaatatcatcttcattattaatatcttcAAGTTGTTTTGTACGTTCTTTTAATTGATTACGTAGTGCATTAATTTCTTCATCACGTGGTGGTATCATTGATTGTGCACTACATAATTGTTCTTTAACATCTTTTAAATCTGATTGTGCTAATTCTAATGCAACAGTCATTCTTGATAGTCTACAATGATTACCATctctttcatttttcaattcattttctagctcattattttttaacatttcagATTCAAGTTTCATACGTATTTCAGCAAGTTGATTATGACTTTTTGTTGCTATTTCTTCCAGCTTATTTTCAACACCAGCAACACTTTGACGACGTAACTCACGTGTTTTAGCTAATGATTCTTTATATTGTATTTGAAATGTACGTAATTTATGTAATTCAGCAGTTGTTGTTTCTAAATCACATTGTGAACGTTGTAATTTTGATgacatttcattattaattgtacATAATTCAGTAATACGTATTGCTTGACTttcaatatgtttatttaaacgtTGTAGCTTTTGTTTTTCTGATAACTCCCATTTTTGTTTAGCATTTGTTATTAGATCAAGTACTGTTCTTTCTAAATCACGACGTTCTTCAGTTTTAGCATCTAATTGTCTACTTAATGAATTCATTcctgatttaattttagttaattcacattcaagtttttttctttcttttaatgatgcttcaagtttaatttgtttttcttcaaGCTGTAATTCTAATGCTAAACGTGCATCCTCACTTAATTTTGCGTGtaattcaagtaattttttttgtgcacTCTCAGgatcattcatatttttttctaattttttagacaattctaatttttcatttgacatatttgataatgttaattcttttgtttttgatgGTAATTCAAAAAGACGACGTTTTTGTTCTTGGAGTTCTCTTTTTCTATCATTTCGTAGTTGTAATGATAACTCTGAATTTTCTTTACTCATTTTACTTGGACTTTTTGGCAATGACAACATTtcttacaatttattttattaattaatcaccTTTATTGATGAACCACTTATTCTTAAAGATTGTTATTAACACTATTTATAcattaatgtataaaaaattgtttatatttgataacaaCATTTAAGGCATGTCCAACGCCGGTTTTAGAGTGTTGTGGAGGGGAGAATGTCctatctattttatattacaagAAATGCACTGCCAaccccaaaaaaataatttttttttttttaaatcaatcataacacgttatttttaccatatttgaccttatttcataataaaaaaatgtttattatcttattttatttaaatttatttatccaaaatatcatttactataaattaaaaattatgttgaaaTTTAATGTTGGCCAACTTGAATATAGAGTGAGACTGGCAGAAGAGATCACGGCAATTACGTGTCTGTGTGACCACACATGCAAACTTCTTCTGTCAGTTTTACTCTATGTTCATTTACTTATGTTCTGTAATCGACAATATGTGCAATAAtatgtcaaattaaaattttcaagttaaatttcgttatcatatttattcaacatttgtatatttttataatgattcacatacatcataaaattaattatttttattaataaataaatccgtacaacaaacttttttcatatacgtgattataatttattaaactctATTTTCTGATTataaacatatacatatatattagtaTTTCAATAGTTGTCAAAACATATTACTCTAGATTTTTAATCATATCTTGTTATTTAACTTCAAAAGATTATGCATTAGTTAATGTGTTCTATGCCGACAATAATATGtcaaaattcatttgtattttatttattacgaCTTTTTCACATAGCTCagtctttttcattttataatatatcagTTTTTCGAAATagtcttgtattttttcatagtTTCAAAGGTTTGTGTTATGGCCATAAGATATGTATAACTTCGAAAATGTCAatggttaattaatttaagaaaaaccaccgacaaaaaaattataaaaaaattagagattgtgtattattacataaataatctACTGTCGAAATTTCAAAAACTTCTCTGTATTTTCGTTCCGCGTTGGACATGCCTTAACGACAACCGGTGTCTTGATGGTCTTGATGTCTGACGAGACTCGTCAGACGAGTGACGTCCAGAGTTGCCAGGTTCTGAAAGGGGCGAAGCGCCACGGTGCGGCTAGGACGGAGCCAAAATGCGCCATGTTTTTTC harbors:
- the LOC122850534 gene encoding putative leucine-rich repeat-containing protein DDB_G0290503, which codes for MLSLPKSPSKMSKENSELSLQLRNDRKRELQEQKRRLFELPSKTKELTLSNMSNEKLELSKKLEKNMNDPESAQKKLLELHAKLSEDARLALELQLEEKQIKLEASLKERKKLECELTKIKSGMNSLSRQLDAKTEERRDLERTVLDLITNAKQKWELSEKQKLQRLNKHIESQAIRITELCTINNEMSSKLQRSQCDLETTTAELHKLRTFQIQYKESLAKTRELRRQSVAGVENKLEEIATKSHNQLAEIRMKLESEMLKNNELENELKNERDGNHCRLSRMTVALELAQSDLKDVKEQLCSAQSMIPPRDEEINALRNQLKERTKQLEDINNEDDIVKNLENDIEELRRENKDMKIKLNKTKISLNNTIINLKQSEDR
- the LOC122850533 gene encoding citron Rho-interacting kinase-like — translated: KVKLQVKFQLRKVEELEKLLNNLQQSVTKLEAENARLKSNTDKKSSATTTTQQQLTDDEKKMYDQRIERLEKRLELSRDKFNTEKDIRIQKDIELQNANIDKRIAERNEKLSKDKLNKKQEEIDDKSKKISNELNKAKTSLADVTKQSSTNRLQADSAQRALTQANEQIQQLQTSSSNLRRELDAARKEMQTNQERVLSLKNENKCFIDDITKLNKLKNSLECKIDDLERKLKEVELNNEVLKETCVVLEEQLTDYERLTSDHETRENTLVQEKMRLQKDIDDVEKKLRESKIRQNEEKTQRLIAEREIEKLESDKIDTENETDHLRQQNNEYKEKVQDLSNKLSSTTMKVDEMKCDLLDLESALEHAKTDAKQVKEESSVYLTRLHQLKDYNEALTNNLQSSTEQERELRSRITELESVFEEMRRFYSEHEFKNEGTRQQQTKLINYLQLKLEEQSNKKINFCDKIFKSKQKEQLPSLTQLNGCSMPVGYCELENQLSRERAKVKTLIEQLLDLKATIASTIPTSPTKKTTLINSPKKSNNNKNEENSHDTLIHHNLASIKRSSHKIHEFNVKTLLLKSGKCTVCNETIQVGKQVSICLHCQLITHCKCSSKAEANCGLSDGFIEYLIQSLSNSDESISTLSVSVQTLTIDESDYTTFHDNDNDVDDVVDNKKDNKNNKITMESWVKVTDNSKTLWDTKYLRLEDGYLCVYEKELLKNMSPINKINLTGKSGFSIRDTIDQTDIPGTTKSDLELIFRVEEGSRPCWSSPPRLDIMALNRVDKKSWLNALKSIKTYQHHV
- the LOC122849523 gene encoding puromycin-sensitive aminopeptidase-like, which codes for MLFGKLIGKRVIRLAVSRIDLIQRYCYTNSKVLDNNTTMATEKTPFSRLPTNIRPFHYEITLRPDLKTLTFEGTQNVEIEVIESTDTVVLNSLDLDIKTVCFQNKNGKKLEVQKIDHSIENETATLKFGEKLPTGKDGRLFFDFVGEINNKMKGFYRSKYTGEDGSVKYAAVTQFEATDARRCFPCWDEPSIKATFGITLNVPAGITALSNMPVETVEKKSSTETIKFEKSKIMSTYLVAVVVGEFDYLEDKTIDGTVVRVYTPKKKQEQGRFALEVATKVLPYYNKYFGISYPLPKMDLIAIADFSAGAMENWGLVTYRETCLLVDPENTSAVSKQWIALVVAHELAHQWFGNLVTMEWWTHLWLNEGYASFVEFLCIAHLFPEWDIWTQFVTDTYIKALELDGLKNSHPIEVPVGHPSEIDEIFDDISYNKGASVIRMLHSYIGDDDFRKGMSLYLKRHSYANAETEDLWAALEEASNKPIRAVMSTWTKKMGFPVLRIEQKQKGNDRILSLSQERFLSDGSVDKDNNLWMIPISVSTSKSPKDISLSIVMSEKTQEIIINNVDVNDWIKVNPGTIGFYRTSYSPEALSLIMPAIKDKSLPPLDRLGLLDDLSAMVQAGHVSTVEVLRLMQAFQYEDNYTVWSSIVSSLGKISILIGHLDIDDNFKSFGRSLLKDIATKLGWEAKPNESHLDKLLRSLVLGKMAALKDKDTIEESKKRFKQHVNGENILSADLRSAVYRAVLADGDEKTFNIMLDLYRKSDLHEEKDRILRSLGSVKNEDLLNKVMEFSMSDEVRAQDTVFAIMSVAVNSKGRLPAWEFFKTNWKILLNRYDGGFLLSRLVKSTTENFVTEDKASEVEQFFKEHPIPGTERTIQQAVESIRMHAAWLARDQAAIENFLKTSGY